Part of the Stegostoma tigrinum isolate sSteTig4 unplaced genomic scaffold, sSteTig4.hap1 scaffold_824, whole genome shotgun sequence genome is shown below.
GCCTGTCACAACAATGGGACACAGTACTGTCACACCACTGGATATAGTACTGGTCAGGGTACGTCTGTTTCTATATAACACATACAGTGCTCGTGGAAGTGGTTCTGTCATTGTATAAAATTGGATAGTGGTGCTGGTGGTTAAAGATAGGTCTATTTCTGTAAAAATGGTGGATGCAGCTCTGGAGTATGGTGCTGATGGGTGCAGTCACTCATATTGCATTATGCTGACTTTTCTGAGTTTGTATAATAGCTTactgatatttttcttctctCTGTATTGCAGAGATTGATTCAACAGCAACtccagcagcagcaacaacagaTCCAACTCCAGCAGCTTCAGCAGTTGCAGTCTCAAACTCCGTCTCAGCTGGTGCCTCAATCCCAGTCCCAGCCCATGGTTACTCAGGTGCCAGGCCAGATGTCAGGCCAGGTTTCCATGTCTTCATCCTTAACACAGCAGCAGCAACCAATGAAGCTTCAATCTCTGCACCAGGTATATATCCTATCATTGCTAAGCAACTGTCATGTTACAAACATTTCCTTAGCTGGACGGACCTTGTCTATATGCTGGATAATTTCTTTGCAATAGAATTTATAAGACTGAAATGAAATTAGTGTGCTAGACCTCCCGGGAAACAAGTAATGAATCAGAGTCAGGATACACCAAATTaaatataaatgaagaaaataattgcAGTATAGAGTGACAAACTCCTGGGGTCAGATGTTTTTCAGGTGGGTTCTAAATGAAGTAAGTGAGGATATTGTAGATACCCAAGCTATCACCTTCCAAACTTCCCCCTAGAATCCctgcactgtggaaacaggccatttggcccaacaagttgacaccatatcccacccagactgtcatctctccccaccctatccctgcaaccttgcaactcccatgactaatccacctaatctacacattcccagacactacgggtaatttagcatggcaaatccacctaacctgcgcatctttggactgttggagaaaaccagagcgctcggaggaaacccacacagacatggggagaatgtgcaaactccacacaaatctGAGGCTAGAAttaagcccaggtccctggcaccatgaggcatcagtgcaaaccactgacccactgtgctgcCTCGTTTTCTTGGTTCATGAGCCCTTGTTTGCACTGGGAAGTTGCACGAGTCACTCACTACTTAAGAAAGGTGAACGGGGGAAGCCAGTGAATGATAGATCAATTCACTTAACATCTGTTATTAGAAACCCTAATTAATGATAGATTGGCCGAACATCTCAAATTATCGGCTAGTCGGGGACAGCCATGTCCATTGATAAAGGCTAGGTTATGTATGATGAATATGCTTGAATTTGTTTGAAGAAGTGACTGAAGTAGTGGCAGAAGAATATCTGTGGATAATGTTTATACAGACCGTAGCAAAGCATTTTATAGAGCCCCTCATAAGACATTGTTAACAAAAGTTGAAGGGAAATTAATGACTTGGTTTGGAAGTTGGCTTACTAGTAAAGACAGCGTTGGGATAATGGATTGTGGTACCTCAAAAGGGTCTTAATGGTATCTCAACAACTCAacatatttattaatgacttctATGATGGGATAGCAAGCCACATGTCCAAATTTGACAGTGATGCAAAGATGTAAAGCACATGCTTAAGGTGATTGATAGAAGATCTAAAGGGCACTTAAGGAAAAGTGGTTTCTCCCAGCGGGTAGCCAGTGTCTGGAATTCTTTGCACAGTTTGGAGGTTGAAGTGGAAACCGTCAACTCATTTAAAAGAAGCCTGGATCTGAGCTGAGATTCTGTAATCTGCAAGGGGCTAGACAGCAGGATTAGAATGGGCAGCTACTTTATCAGCGGCataaacacaatgggctgaatgacctctttgcTGTAACGTTTTTATATTTTCATGGTTCTGTAAATTATGGAAGCATAAAATTATAATGCGATACTGACAGCTTAGAAAAATGTTGCAAATGGATTTCTATGTAGCTAAATATGAAGTCATTTACCAAAAGACATCTACTAAAAATTTTGGAACTGggttattttttaaattgtgaaaaacTGCTGACAGTGATAACCCAAAGAGAGTCAGGGATCAGTTACAAAGGTCATTATAATGATGTGGACAGGTATGCTGGCTTTTATATCTAAAGAACTAGAATGCAATGAGTACGTAAAGCCCTGCAGACCACAACTAGGAGGAGTTCTCGGTATCAGAATTTAGAAAGGGATTACTGGATAGGTTGGCTCAAGTGGTGCCTGGACTCCAAGAGTTAAATTATGAGCTGAGATTATGCAAACTCTCCTCTATAATTTAGAAAGTTAAGAGATGAATTGATGTTAAGTTTCAAGGGGTTACAGAAGAAACTCTTTCCATTGGTGGGAATTCCGGAACTATCAGAACTGATCTGTCAGGAATGAAATTTGAGAAGCACTTTTACGTGCAAAGGACAGAAGTTTGGAACCCGTATCTGCAAATACCAGATTTGTTTTTAAGATGAAGTCAACAGGTTTTAGTTAACCAAATAAATTAAGAGATGAGGCAGCAGCGGTTATGTAGAGCTAGATCACTCATCAGCCACAATTTAATTTAATGGGGAGTCAGGTTTCAAGGTGTAAAAGGCCTCCTTTTGTTTCTGCTTTCCCATGTTCCATGACTTAATTGCAAGACTTCACCTGTGTGAAATCACAGTTTTAGAGTTCTGAATGATGTGCTATGATTCACTGAGCCTGTGCCACCTTTTGGCGAATCATGCCATTTCCCCAGCTATTTTTCTCTTGGCttgggaaatttttttttcaaataaaaataccCTTTGAAAGATTTCATTGAAGCTGATTCCAGCATAGCttttggcaatgcattccagatcacaacatcTTGCTGtacaaaaatatttctcctcttttTGCTAGTTATCTGAATGTCCTTATGTCCTTCCAGCCAgtcgtagagatatacagcatggaaacagactgttggTCCAACTTGTGCATACTGACccaatatcctaaattagtctaattccatttgccagtgtccctctaaacccttcctattcatgcatccatccagatgtcttttaaatgttgtaattgtacccgtctccaccacttcctctggcaactcattcgaTACGTGCACCAccatgtgtgaaaaagttgtacctttgatcccttttcaatctttcccctcccaccttaaacctgtgccctctagtttttgactccctgGGGAATAGATCTtgcctatttaccttatccatgattttataaacctctatgaggtcacccctcagcctccgaccctccagtgaaaatagtGCAAACAGTTTGTTCCCCTCTACTCCATTGAAACCTTTATTACTTTGAGCATCTCAATTAACTGTACACTTAACTTactctttttttaagaaaataaggTCAACTTTTCTAGTCGATACTGTTGATTTCTGCACCTCTGCCCCTCACACAACTTACAGCAAATAAATCTTAAATTCACTTCCGGTGTACGTAATGAGGTTGCTAAGCTGCAAACTACTCAATTACAGGTCAGCTGGTAGAGAGCTTTTGAGACATTTTTGTCAAGCTAGAGCCTGTCGGGTGTCACTCCCTCAGATATCCCAACAATTGAAATAGGACCTATGGCCTGTCCATTTGGCAATAATGTAGTAGGAGTTGGTTTTTAGTGAACACTTTGCCCGAAGCATTACTCATGCCTACTTTATTGGAGGAGAAgtttaattgaaacaaaaacagaagttgctggaaaagctcatcaggtctggcagcatctgtgaagaaaaaaatcaacgTTAGCGTTTTGGGTCTCGTGACCCTCCCTCGGATTGGAACAGAAGTTTAATTGGAGCAGGGTCCTGCTGCCCCATTGGTAAAATCCAACTTTCACCGTTGCATTCATTGGAAAATCTGTTGTAATAATACCAACAGGTGTTAAAAGTAAAATTCCGTCTTTATTACTAAAAATGGCAACTATTCTCAACATTGTATTCAGAATTCGAGGCTGTTGGTATATGAGTACCTGAGATTATTGGTAGGATTTTTACACAATGTACCTCATGAATGTGCTTGAAACGCCTGCCAGCCTAACAGAACAAGTATAGTTTGGACTTCACGTAACTTCTCTGTCTTACAATTTGTCTTTAGCTGACCAATCTAACATAATTGGATTGACTTATTTGGAAAGTTTGTCATTAGTGATAATTTGGTCTAATGTGCGTGTTGTAGCATTTTGAAAAGATTATCCAATTGGTCTCAATGGGCTCCTTTCACTATCACCTTGCAAGCACCTTCAAGTGTTTATCCAGTTTCCTGTAGAAAGTAATTAATAAATTTGCTTCCAACACACTTTCAAGCTGTGCATTTCAGATCGTAACttactgtataaaaataaattattctcATGTTGCCTCTGTCTTCGTTGATATTTACTGTAAATCCATGTACCCACCCTTCTATCTGTTTGGTTTCCTGTTGAGGAAAGCCTTTCTGGACATTAGTATTGGGCTGACCATCTAACTCATGTTCTGAAGTAGTAGAAAATGTATACAATTCAGAATTAATGTGATTGTTTAAAATCTTATTCTTTTATTTCAGGTCCGTTCTCAGTTTCCCCAGGGTCAGACATCTCAGGCCCAGGCTCAAGCCCAAGCTCAGGCCCAGGCTCAAGCCCAAGCCCAAGCACAGGCCCAGGCCCAAGCCCAGGCACAAGCTCAGGCCCAGGCTCAGGCCCAGGCTCAAGCCCAAGCTcaggcccaggcccaggcccaggcccaggcTCAGGCTCAAGCCCAAGCTCAGGCCCAGGCTCAAGCCCAAATGGGAGCAGGAGGGCAGGTAAGGAGAGTGATGAGAATGAGTTCCAGACAGCCTTCACTGCATGAGTTGATTAGCATGTTGTATTATTTCTGGTGGATTCCTTATCTCTTTGCAGGGTCCTTGTCTGGATTGTTAATTGCACGCATCGTAAAGCAAGCTGCTTCTAAATAATGCAATAATAAATTGATCCTAAACCTAATTCATTTCCTCCTCGAATTGTAATTATTCTTTGTAGCTAGTAAAAGAAAAATTGTACTTTAATCTATTTTTATCCAGCTTCAATTGTATTTGGAATGACGAGACATTTTGTATAGACAGCACTTGTTTCACAGTCTGGATAAACCAGTTTTGGCGCAAACACATTACTATTTGCCTTGAAATCATTTCCTGAGGTATTAACTTATTAATTGTTTCTGGTTGAGTTTCTGATTCTAGATTCTTTCTCAATCTCGAACTGGCCAGGAAATGGGCTATGGGCAGGGAAGATGTGGGCTTATTGATAGATTCCGAGGTCAATTTACTGATTCGTAAAATGAATGTCAGAGGCAGAGATCTTGGAATAACCAGCTGTAGCATTACCTACACAAAGTAATATGGGAAATGTTGCTGTTTGCACCTTTGCAGTTGGTTGCTAGCCCTCCAGAAGCCCACCTGGTGTGTATAGCCTGCCTGACATCCTGGATTGCAAGTGTAGAATTACAGAGGTCGTAACACAGAGACATACCCTTCAGAAAAGCCAGATGCCGTTGATGTTTATCCTCTACCTGAATTGTTGTCCCATGTGCTTGCTTATTCACATAtccctcactctcccctcccttcacTGATTAACTAACTTAGTCTTAAATATTGATGAGGTCTCTGATTCAGTTACTAACTCTGCTAGTGTCACAAATCTGTGCCAAAAAAATTTCTAATTGCTCTCTTGTCTCCTGGTTTTTCATTTAATTATGCATCTTTGACCCTTGTtcttgacttcaggaagtggcaTGTTTCTATCTGTTCTGCCTTGTGTCTTCAGAATGTTAAATATCTTGATCAAAACTCCCTGTTGTCTATTCTGTTCTAGTGAAGACAATTGTAGTTTTGAAAACATCTTTCTACTTGAGATTCCTCATCAGGCAGATTTCGAGTGTATCTACATAGTACCCTGTTTTCTACCACAGTATTTTCCTTGTAATGTGGATGCAGAACTGACATTGCTCAGGTTCTATATAACTTAATTATTACATCCAATTGCACTGTCTGAAACTAGGAATGTTATCCACTGGAATTGCTGCTTTTATTATCTTGCGTACTTATGAATCTCATGACAGTGCAGGTTCCCTACATTGTATTACAGCCTCTGAGGCAACAAGTTCCGTGGCCTCTGGTGAGTCAGTGTTTGTGCCACGTTTGCCAAACCTTCACGTTTTTCCGCTGGGCAGTCATCAGCTGATTACAAGTGATCAGGGTGGCTGCCACAAATACAGATGTCAGCAGCATCCGGAGTGAGCTTATTTGCTGCAGAAACAGTTTGACCAAGGTCAGTATTACCACAGACCTGCAAGCAAGAAGAGGCATTCATTCAGACGCTTGATCTTCAGGCCATCAGATGTTGAGGATCTTATGGGCTCAGGCAGGTCCATCTCATAAAGCTTTGATTCTGCACTTCTGAAGCAAGAATAAATCTAAGTACCTCTGCGGAGGCTCCCAAGGCAGCTGGATATTTTGGCAAGCAGCcagttgctttttttttgaggaaggtgAAGGGTTTCTTGTTCTACAGACCACAGTGATTATGAATCAAATCATATGACACCCCACTTGTCTTTTATATACTACAGTGCCAGTCAGCCAGGGATTTATCCAAGCGTCTCATACTTAGCTGTAAGGAACCTACATTCATTGCAACttgttccaaagattcatcagcTCTGCAGTCTCCATTTGGGCAGTTAGTGCCATCCTTGATGGATGGAGGCTCTGAAGGACAGATTATCCTTATGGCCCATACCAAGACAGGAAAGGTGCTGAGCCCCTGCCTCACTTTGAAGATGCAAGGATTGTGGTGCTGGTTGGGCTGTTGATTTGCTTGGCAGGGTGGATTTCTGCGTAGCTCTTCTTTTCCCTCACAACTTCAGTTCCCGGATCAGGCAAAATGCGGATGATGTCACATTGCCTCTTTCATGTGGGAAGATCCAACTCTCAGGCTCATGCCCTGTGCATTCATGTGTCCATCAGGAATTGCCAACAGGCAAGACTTTTAACTTGAAAAAATGTTCAGCGATTCCCAGT
Proteins encoded:
- the LOC125464053 gene encoding mediator of RNA polymerase II transcription subunit 15, encoding PMNALQNLQGGPTGSSSGMMATRPPGVAGLGQLNQSMSHPGQPQPAQLQMQQIAQQQQQQQQQQFQAQQAVQQQQQQQQQQQQQQFQAQQQQMMKLQMQQQQQQQQQRLIQQQLQQQQQQIQLQQLQQLQSQTPSQLVPQSQSQPMVTQVPGQMSGQVSMSSSLTQQQQPMKLQSLHQVRSQFPQGQTSQAQAQAQAQAQAQAQAQAQAQAQAQAQAQAQAQAQAQAQAQAQAQAQAQAQAQAQAQAQAQAQMGAGGQVRRVMRMSSRQPSLHELISMLYYFWWIPYLFAGSLSGLLIARIVKQAASK